In Neosynechococcus sphagnicola sy1, one DNA window encodes the following:
- a CDS encoding CocE/NonD family hydrolase, with the protein MGDRRFRLEESNDIGEHFYMFIGSFLRRLHTRAKKKKLMISETWKTLKAAYPMLQQAIKSLQIFNPQCKLEEADPDVDCEYDVKIPISKGYSLTANIFRSKARMKNSSAEPVIMCAHPYDNHLIPAMGRTPIAGPPQQYRLIPQGHPYPIFSKLTSWESPDPNYWVSAGYTLVNLNLPGYSNSGGTASIVSMAQGTDYREAIEWVGQQDWCTGSIGLLGVSYLAISQFLAAACSYTENGSSALKCIVPWEGLTDVYRDVACPGGVTGSGFLNFWWHTEVKQALNQSVEEFIKTEGAIPPEVIKLHPMMDSYWESKAIKLEEIEVPMLVCGSFSDHELHTRGSHRAFERVSSAQKWLYTHRGGKWSEFYSQEACSLIKDFMDHFLKGESNRFATAKPVRLEIRSSRDEVHELRWEDEWPLSRTEYRKLFLNQTGLQTEIPTSEAEVSYSGKKGSAEFDYTFNVDTELSGFMNLRLWVEARSFNEGSQCSDDMILCVVVDKLDECGRSVRFNGTLGISDDVVTRGYLRVSRREIDSVLSTSWRFEFSGRSKQTLSRGEIVPIDLTLQPSSTFFSKGEGLRLVVASYETCPSPIFTKDLSINSGTHILHFGGRYDSHLSVPVIPA; encoded by the coding sequence ATGGGCGATCGCCGATTCAGGCTGGAAGAAAGCAACGATATTGGTGAGCATTTCTACATGTTTATCGGGAGCTTTCTTAGAAGACTGCACACCAGAGCAAAAAAGAAGAAATTGATGATAAGCGAGACTTGGAAAACTCTCAAAGCAGCCTATCCTATGTTGCAACAAGCAATCAAGAGCCTTCAGATTTTTAATCCTCAATGCAAGTTAGAAGAGGCAGATCCGGATGTTGACTGCGAATATGATGTCAAGATACCGATTTCCAAGGGTTACTCGCTGACGGCGAATATCTTTCGTTCCAAGGCTCGGATGAAGAACAGTTCGGCGGAACCCGTGATCATGTGTGCACATCCTTATGATAATCACCTAATCCCAGCAATGGGAAGGACTCCGATAGCAGGGCCTCCACAGCAATATCGCTTGATTCCCCAAGGACACCCGTATCCGATTTTCTCCAAGTTGACGAGTTGGGAATCTCCCGATCCAAATTATTGGGTATCAGCTGGCTATACGCTCGTGAACTTAAATCTTCCGGGCTACTCCAACAGTGGAGGAACCGCTTCAATCGTCTCAATGGCTCAAGGCACTGATTATCGCGAGGCAATCGAATGGGTCGGACAGCAAGACTGGTGCACTGGTTCGATTGGTCTCCTCGGTGTTAGTTATCTGGCAATCAGCCAGTTTCTTGCCGCTGCCTGTTCCTACACAGAAAATGGTTCCTCTGCCCTAAAGTGCATCGTCCCATGGGAAGGACTGACCGATGTTTATCGCGATGTCGCTTGCCCCGGAGGGGTGACGGGATCTGGGTTCCTGAATTTTTGGTGGCATACAGAGGTCAAACAGGCTCTGAACCAGTCCGTTGAGGAATTTATCAAAACGGAGGGAGCGATTCCACCAGAAGTAATTAAGTTACATCCAATGATGGATTCATACTGGGAAAGCAAGGCGATCAAGCTCGAAGAGATAGAAGTACCAATGCTCGTATGTGGGTCATTTTCCGACCATGAGTTGCATACACGAGGATCACATCGGGCATTTGAGCGTGTGAGTTCTGCTCAGAAGTGGCTCTACACCCATCGCGGTGGAAAATGGTCGGAGTTCTATTCTCAGGAAGCATGTTCCCTCATAAAAGATTTTATGGATCATTTCCTGAAAGGCGAATCGAATCGGTTCGCCACAGCGAAGCCCGTTCGCCTCGAAATTCGATCGAGTCGTGATGAAGTGCATGAGTTACGCTGGGAGGATGAATGGCCACTTTCTCGGACTGAGTATCGAAAACTCTTTCTTAATCAAACTGGTCTTCAGACCGAAATTCCGACGAGTGAAGCCGAGGTTTCCTACAGTGGTAAGAAAGGATCGGCGGAGTTTGATTATACATTCAATGTGGATACCGAACTGAGCGGATTCATGAACCTCCGACTTTGGGTGGAGGCACGGTCTTTCAATGAAGGTAGCCAGTGTTCCGACGACATGATTTTGTGTGTTGTCGTAGATAAGCTGGATGAATGTGGGCGTTCGGTTCGGTTTAATGGAACGCTTGGGATTTCAGACGACGTGGTAACCCGTGGATATCTCCGCGTTTCGCGTAGAGAGATAGATTCAGTTCTCTCTACCTCGTGGAGGTTTGAGTTTAGTGGGCGATCCAAACAAACCTTATCCCGTGGTGAAATTGTGCCGATTGATCTCACGCTCCAACCAAGCTCAACTTTTTTCTCTAAAGGTGAGGGTTTAAGGCTTGTGGTCGCCTCTTATGAAACGTGTCCATCGCCAATCTTTACGAAAGATCTTAGCATCAATTCTGGCACACACATTTTGCACTTCGGTGGGCGTTACGACTCCCACTTAAGTGTTCCAGTAATTCCAGCCTAA
- a CDS encoding carbohydrate porin, with protein sequence MRFFEAELLQFNGQQVNEAAGSVQGYNSLEATAPLNRTELYQLWLNQTFNGDQISLRIGKLIPSLNFGNVSRPFGTQSHPQLFPSSTSLIYTPIFVVPSMLGFIPGYYNSAFGIYGSWKSWGSPKNDPAVPNGWYFQAGIYDGRGAQGIQTGLNWPDFSGALFEVAEIGGVWTPFAHQPDDGAGSIALGAWHQSGPLSAPGGATESDTGGFYTYLVQKIVRFRQSSYQNGIIGFLQGGWNNSRTAIINNSFGLGLTAIGPFPQRPLDSYGVGFSIAGLNDSPTAGYGFNSYETMIQTYAQYHLISNLYLQPVLTILPNPGVKGASSPSIAGTLQLTFPF encoded by the coding sequence GTGCGTTTTTTTGAAGCTGAACTACTTCAATTTAATGGACAGCAGGTCAACGAAGCCGCTGGAAGTGTTCAAGGCTATAACTCTTTAGAAGCAACTGCTCCTTTGAACAGGACTGAACTTTATCAATTGTGGCTCAATCAAACCTTTAATGGTGACCAAATCTCTCTACGGATTGGCAAGCTAATTCCTTCTTTGAATTTTGGTAATGTTAGTCGGCCATTTGGGACGCAATCACACCCGCAACTTTTTCCCTCATCGACTTCCTTAATTTACACCCCTATATTCGTAGTTCCGTCCATGCTGGGCTTTATTCCTGGCTACTATAATTCAGCATTTGGTATTTATGGGTCATGGAAGTCTTGGGGAAGCCCTAAGAATGATCCTGCGGTTCCCAATGGTTGGTATTTCCAAGCTGGAATCTATGATGGCAGAGGCGCACAAGGAATTCAAACCGGTTTAAACTGGCCAGACTTTTCTGGGGCACTGTTTGAAGTCGCAGAAATCGGAGGAGTTTGGACTCCCTTTGCTCATCAACCGGATGACGGTGCCGGAAGTATCGCCCTGGGAGCCTGGCACCAAAGTGGCCCCCTTTCTGCCCCTGGCGGAGCAACTGAATCTGACACGGGTGGTTTTTACACCTATTTGGTTCAAAAAATAGTGAGGTTTCGTCAGAGTTCCTATCAAAATGGAATTATTGGATTTTTACAAGGAGGCTGGAATAACTCTCGTACAGCGATTATTAATAATTCCTTTGGCTTGGGTCTGACTGCCATTGGCCCTTTTCCTCAGCGACCATTGGATAGCTATGGCGTTGGCTTTTCCATCGCTGGACTTAATGATTCACCAACAGCTGGATACGGTTTTAATTCCTATGAAACCATGATTCAAACCTATGCTCAGTATCATCTGATCTCTAATTTATATCTGCAACCAGTTTTAACGATTTTGCCGAATCCAGGGGTGAAGGGTGCAAGTTCGCCATCTATTGCGGGTACCTTACAACTAACGTTTCCATTTTAA
- a CDS encoding ABC transporter ATP-binding protein: protein MAAMIWMENITKTYHLGEMEVPILKGIDLTIEEGEYVAIMGVSGSGKSTLMNIIGCLDRPTGGHYVLEGRNLTTLNNDELAFIRNQRIGFVFQQFNLLPRATALDNVMLPMIYASIPKQQRRLRATAALTRVGLAERLSNRPNQLSGGQQQRVAIARALVNRPALVLADEPTGALDSQTSQEVMDLLNDLNHQGITIVIVTHEPDIAAQTRRIIHVKDGLIVT from the coding sequence ATGGCAGCCATGATCTGGATGGAAAACATTACCAAGACCTACCATCTCGGTGAAATGGAGGTGCCGATCCTCAAGGGCATTGATCTGACGATTGAGGAAGGCGAGTATGTCGCCATCATGGGGGTATCGGGTTCAGGGAAGTCTACCCTCATGAATATTATCGGCTGCCTGGATCGCCCCACCGGGGGGCATTACGTCCTAGAGGGGAGAAACCTCACGACCCTCAACAATGATGAACTGGCCTTTATCCGCAATCAACGGATTGGCTTTGTCTTTCAGCAATTTAATCTGCTGCCCAGGGCAACCGCCCTCGACAATGTGATGCTGCCGATGATCTATGCCAGCATCCCCAAGCAACAGCGCCGTCTCCGGGCAACCGCAGCTCTCACCCGAGTTGGGCTGGCCGAGCGGTTATCGAATCGTCCCAATCAATTGTCGGGGGGACAACAACAGCGGGTGGCGATCGCCCGCGCCCTGGTCAATCGTCCAGCCTTAGTGTTGGCAGATGAGCCGACGGGAGCGTTAGACAGTCAGACTTCTCAAGAAGTCATGGATTTACTCAATGATCTCAATCATCAGGGAATTACTATCGTTATTGTTACCCATGAGCCAGATATTGCGGCTCAAACCCGCCGCATTATCCACGTCAAAGATGGCCTGATTGTTACCTGA
- a CDS encoding efflux RND transporter periplasmic adaptor subunit, whose translation MKYLIKTGFSKWLLGLLVLGAIAGGGYILYIQVTTAQRQEVSRQISTAKVERLNLPVTIAANGIVQPERSINVSPKTQGLLKQLLVKEGDRVQQGQVLAYMDDSNLQGQFTQARGQLAQAQATLQRAIAGNRHQDIAQAAAQLQNDRAALQQTAETFQQNQQLFGTGALSLRDLDNSRTARDQAAALVMKSQQALDLQQAGARPEDIALARAQVLTAQGTLQTIQAQLNDTVIRAPFTGLVTKKYADPGAYVAPSTAGSAASSASASILALASINQISANVAESNIAQIKLGQTVEIEADAYPGQTFEGKVIQVASQSTTVQNVTSFEVKTSASDPQQLLRAGMNVHVNFQVGTLNQVLVIPTVAIVRQAGTSGVLVLGGQKGKRRPEFRPIKTGVSVADKTLVISGLQEGERVLLSFPQGERPQSRTPSIIPGMGGSGGGSRQR comes from the coding sequence GTGAAATATCTGATTAAAACTGGTTTTTCCAAGTGGTTGTTGGGACTACTCGTTCTAGGGGCGATCGCTGGAGGCGGGTATATCCTATACATCCAAGTAACGACTGCCCAACGTCAGGAAGTCAGTCGCCAAATCTCAACCGCCAAAGTGGAGCGCCTGAATTTGCCTGTGACCATTGCAGCCAATGGGATTGTGCAGCCCGAACGCTCGATCAATGTTAGCCCCAAAACCCAGGGACTGCTGAAACAACTGCTCGTAAAGGAAGGCGATCGGGTGCAACAGGGGCAAGTGCTGGCCTACATGGATGACTCTAACCTCCAGGGACAATTCACCCAGGCAAGGGGACAACTAGCCCAAGCCCAGGCAACTCTGCAACGGGCGATCGCTGGCAACCGACATCAGGATATTGCCCAGGCAGCCGCCCAATTACAAAATGACCGGGCAGCGCTTCAGCAGACAGCGGAAACATTCCAGCAAAATCAGCAATTGTTTGGCACTGGCGCGCTGTCTCTCCGAGATTTGGATAACTCCCGCACGGCGAGGGATCAAGCCGCTGCCCTGGTAATGAAATCACAGCAAGCCCTGGATCTACAGCAGGCAGGGGCGCGCCCAGAGGATATTGCCCTGGCCCGTGCCCAGGTCTTAACAGCCCAGGGCACCCTGCAAACCATTCAAGCTCAATTGAATGACACGGTGATCCGTGCACCCTTCACCGGGCTGGTGACCAAAAAGTATGCCGATCCAGGTGCCTACGTTGCCCCCTCAACCGCCGGCAGTGCTGCTTCTTCGGCGTCAGCTTCAATTCTGGCTCTGGCCTCCATCAATCAAATTAGTGCCAATGTGGCTGAGTCCAATATCGCCCAGATTAAGCTGGGGCAAACCGTGGAGATCGAAGCAGATGCTTACCCCGGTCAAACCTTTGAGGGCAAGGTGATTCAGGTAGCCTCCCAGTCAACCACCGTGCAAAACGTCACTAGTTTTGAGGTCAAAACCTCTGCATCGGATCCCCAGCAGCTGCTGCGGGCTGGGATGAACGTTCATGTCAACTTTCAGGTAGGAACCTTAAACCAAGTCCTGGTGATTCCTACGGTGGCAATTGTGCGCCAAGCAGGCACGAGCGGTGTACTGGTGCTTGGCGGCCAAAAGGGCAAGCGTCGTCCTGAGTTCCGCCCCATTAAAACCGGCGTATCTGTAGCAGACAAAACCCTAGTGATCTCAGGACTTCAAGAGGGAGAGCGGGTGCTACTCAGCTTTCCTCAGGGTGAGCGTCCCCAGTCCAGAACTCCCTCGATCATTCCGGGAATGGGAGGATCGGGGGGTGGTTCTCGTCAACGTTAG
- a CDS encoding toprim domain-containing protein yields the protein MPRDDRAKQTIAGLKTAARHAEAVFIAADLHREGETIGWHIAQLLGLHKPHGVVYQEITEVAVRAAIACPRPLDIHQISRVFHANK from the coding sequence ATCCCCCGAGACGATCGCGCCAAGCAAACCATCGCGGGATTGAAAACTGCCGCTCGACACGCGGAAGCTGTCTTTATTGCCGCCGATCTCCACCGGGAAGGGGAAACCATCGGTTGGCATATTGCCCAACTATTGGGACTGCATAAGCCTCACGGAGTGGTGTACCAGGAGATTACCGAAGTAGCTGTCAGAGCCGCGATCGCCTGTCCCCGCCCCTTGGACATACATCAAATTTCCAGGGTTTTTCATGCTAATAAGTGA
- a CDS encoding transposase: MRNHLDGISNYFWNRTTSGAMEGINNRIKLIKRQAYGFVNFNNFRERLLACFSD, encoded by the coding sequence ATTCGCAACCATTTAGATGGGATTAGCAACTATTTTTGGAATCGAACGACGAGCGGAGCAATGGAAGGAATCAATAATCGCATTAAGTTGATTAAACGGCAAGCTTATGGCTTTGTGAATTTCAACAATTTTCGGGAAAGGTTATTAGCTTGCTTCTCTGATTAG
- a CDS encoding methyl-accepting chemotaxis protein, with the protein MKIPPTQLPYLAKIDEAAQVALQRSPEVYLEPIVVVYEHQTLGLLDLHLLLQAQSHILNLVNAVVQQQKLEAQQYSAKLREEQTKVHEYTRLLEAHQSEIQGHNQLLELQKSELVKQSQEISLLNQKFIQIAQLLSLEGTKAFQATFDGVDSICANTSQIVDIGQALDKELETVQGTSKLIERVSKQVQYLAVQAAVVANQTTNQSGSGQIGGFSFITTEIGKLVTQTFEAGNQVNQIANRFRIRIKQLTDSAQEGAAIARSLIEKIERAEVALSQLEELVGHEELGGGVPISLKAPGDTSTPELNPDRLEPQSPSRQADLSRRQEVLSLIQKIEQKHQRTTRI; encoded by the coding sequence ATGAAGATTCCTCCCACCCAGCTTCCCTATCTGGCAAAAATCGACGAAGCAGCCCAGGTTGCCCTGCAGCGATCGCCGGAAGTTTATTTGGAACCAATTGTCGTTGTTTACGAGCACCAGACATTGGGGTTGCTGGACTTACATTTGTTACTCCAAGCTCAGTCCCATATCTTGAACTTGGTGAATGCTGTTGTCCAGCAGCAAAAACTGGAAGCCCAACAGTACTCAGCAAAATTGCGCGAAGAGCAAACTAAAGTTCATGAATATACTCGCTTATTAGAAGCACACCAGTCTGAAATTCAAGGCCATAATCAACTACTGGAACTACAAAAATCAGAACTGGTAAAACAATCTCAAGAAATTTCCTTATTGAATCAGAAGTTTATTCAGATTGCTCAATTACTTTCTTTAGAAGGGACAAAAGCTTTTCAGGCAACCTTTGATGGCGTTGACTCCATCTGCGCCAATACAAGCCAAATTGTGGATATTGGACAAGCTCTAGATAAGGAACTCGAAACTGTGCAAGGGACCTCAAAGCTGATTGAACGGGTCAGTAAACAGGTGCAGTACTTAGCCGTTCAGGCGGCAGTTGTTGCCAACCAAACCACCAATCAATCGGGGAGTGGTCAAATTGGGGGCTTCAGTTTCATCACCACAGAAATTGGCAAACTGGTAACTCAAACCTTTGAAGCTGGCAACCAGGTGAATCAGATTGCTAATCGATTTCGGATTCGGATTAAGCAACTTACTGACTCGGCACAGGAAGGGGCGGCGATCGCCCGCTCCCTGATTGAAAAGATTGAAAGGGCTGAAGTTGCCCTCTCTCAACTAGAGGAACTGGTCGGGCACGAGGAACTAGGGGGTGGGGTGCCGATTTCTCTCAAGGCTCCAGGTGACACCTCTACCCCAGAACTAAACCCAGACAGGTTAGAGCCGCAGTCCCCATCCCGACAAGCAGACTTAAGTCGCCGTCAGGAAGTGCTGAGTCTGATTCAGAAAATCGAGCAGAAGCATCAGCGAACAACTCGCATCTGA
- a CDS encoding ABC transporter permease: MRSLGGGIGIGLGIGIAWGASTLFQFPLVISLWSIGAGFGLSLVIGLLAGVIPARNAAQLDPIAALRSE, from the coding sequence TTGCGATCGCTCGGGGGGGGGATTGGCATTGGGTTAGGGATTGGCATTGCTTGGGGAGCCTCCACCCTGTTCCAATTCCCCTTGGTGATTTCCCTCTGGTCTATCGGGGCTGGCTTTGGATTGTCCCTGGTGATTGGGCTATTGGCAGGAGTGATCCCAGCCCGCAACGCCGCCCAACTCGATCCGATTGCGGCACTGCGGAGTGAATGA
- a CDS encoding PhoH family protein, with protein MVEVKTISIQLPSTKSAIALGGVQGENLKLLTQKTGASLSLRGRELLISGTETQVQLCSQLVGALEDTWSQGGSITRVDILTAGQAIETEQQQELRELRQDVLARTRRGEVIRAKTFRQWQYIQSVRSHDLTFGIGPAGTGKTYLAAVLAVQALLSNQYERLILTRPAVEAGEKLGFLPGDLQQKVDPYLRPLYDALYEFIDPEKIPNLMERGVIEVAPLAYMRGRTLNNAFVILDEAQNTTPAQMKMVLTRLGFHSRMVVTGDITQTDLPMHQPSGLIVAQKILHGVEGISFCHLSQADVVRHPLVQRIVAAYEYHES; from the coding sequence ATGGTAGAGGTTAAAACCATCAGCATTCAGCTTCCCAGCACAAAGAGTGCGATCGCCTTGGGGGGAGTGCAGGGGGAGAATCTGAAACTCTTGACCCAGAAGACTGGAGCCTCCCTGTCCCTCCGAGGGCGAGAACTATTGATTTCCGGTACTGAAACCCAGGTACAGTTGTGTTCCCAACTTGTGGGAGCCTTAGAAGATACCTGGAGCCAAGGGGGTAGCATTACCCGTGTGGATATTCTCACTGCTGGACAGGCCATTGAGACCGAGCAGCAACAAGAATTACGAGAACTACGCCAAGATGTCCTCGCACGTACCCGCAGAGGTGAGGTGATTCGCGCCAAAACCTTTCGGCAATGGCAGTATATCCAGAGTGTCCGCTCCCATGACCTCACCTTCGGAATTGGCCCTGCTGGAACCGGGAAGACGTATTTGGCCGCAGTGCTGGCAGTGCAGGCATTGCTTTCTAATCAGTATGAGCGGCTGATTTTGACTCGCCCGGCGGTGGAAGCAGGGGAAAAACTTGGTTTCTTGCCCGGTGACTTGCAACAGAAGGTGGACCCTTACCTACGTCCGCTCTATGATGCCCTGTACGAGTTTATTGACCCCGAAAAAATTCCCAACTTGATGGAGCGAGGGGTGATTGAAGTGGCTCCCCTTGCCTATATGCGAGGACGAACCCTTAATAACGCCTTTGTGATTTTGGACGAGGCCCAAAACACCACCCCAGCCCAAATGAAAATGGTGTTGACCCGTCTGGGCTTCCACTCTCGGATGGTCGTGACCGGAGACATCACCCAGACCGATCTACCGATGCACCAGCCTTCGGGACTGATAGTTGCCCAGAAAATTTTGCACGGTGTTGAGGGCATTTCGTTTTGTCATCTTTCCCAAGCGGATGTTGTACGTCATCCACTGGTTCAGCGGATCGTCGCCGCCTACGAATACCACGAGTCTTAA